In Nocardia asteroides, the following proteins share a genomic window:
- a CDS encoding FxsA family protein encodes MTALLFVLYVVVEIAAFVGLAQLIGAGWALLALIAVSGVGLLLLGAQGRRVFDRFRRAARGEVTAESAVADGLLVATGSVLLFVPGLVTGLIGLLALFPPTRALLRPVLEKLGTRRFGPLPSFAPSPYRGMVVDADSGDVVDGVVVGQWYDDGHTGGPRALGSA; translated from the coding sequence ATGACCGCCCTGCTGTTCGTGCTCTACGTCGTCGTCGAGATCGCCGCGTTCGTCGGCCTGGCCCAGCTGATCGGGGCCGGCTGGGCGTTGCTGGCGCTGATCGCCGTCTCCGGCGTCGGCCTGCTGCTGCTCGGCGCCCAGGGCCGCCGCGTGTTCGACCGCTTCCGCCGGGCCGCGCGCGGGGAGGTCACCGCCGAGAGCGCGGTCGCCGACGGCCTGCTCGTCGCCACTGGATCGGTCCTGCTGTTCGTGCCGGGCCTGGTCACCGGCCTCATCGGGTTGCTGGCGCTGTTCCCGCCCACCCGGGCGCTGCTGCGGCCGGTGCTGGAGAAGCTGGGCACCCGCCGGTTCGGGCCGCTGCCCTCGTTCGCACCATCGCCGTACCGCGGCATGGTGGTCGACGCCGACAGCGGCGACGTGGTCGACGGTGTTGTCGTCGGGCAGTGGTATGACGACGGACACACCGGCGGTCCGCGTGCCCTCGGGTCCGCCTGA
- a CDS encoding response regulator has protein sequence MPISVLVVDDQELMRMGLKMVLGAHPDIEVVGEAGNGDEAVRRTAQLRPDVVLMDVRMPVVDGVTATGRIVAAGDGVRVLVMTTFDLDEHALGALRAGASGFLLKDTPPEDLVSAIRSVAAGDAVVSPKVTKRLLDRLVAEDPAGLRDPGVLDVLTAREREVLEQIAAGRSNAEIAAALFLSEATVKTHVGRVLTKLGLRDRVQAVVLAYETGLVRPGG, from the coding sequence ATGCCGATCAGCGTGCTCGTGGTGGACGATCAGGAACTCATGCGGATGGGCCTGAAGATGGTGCTCGGGGCACACCCCGACATCGAGGTCGTCGGCGAGGCGGGCAACGGCGACGAAGCGGTGCGGCGCACGGCGCAACTGCGGCCCGACGTGGTCCTGATGGACGTCCGGATGCCGGTGGTGGACGGCGTCACCGCCACCGGCCGGATCGTCGCCGCGGGCGACGGCGTCCGCGTCCTGGTGATGACCACCTTCGACCTCGACGAACACGCCCTCGGCGCGCTGCGCGCCGGCGCCAGCGGGTTCCTGCTCAAGGACACCCCGCCCGAGGATCTCGTCTCCGCCATCCGCAGCGTCGCCGCCGGTGACGCGGTGGTCTCGCCCAAGGTCACCAAGCGTCTGCTGGACCGGCTCGTGGCCGAGGACCCCGCCGGCCTGCGCGACCCCGGCGTCCTCGACGTCCTCACCGCGCGCGAACGCGAAGTGCTCGAGCAGATCGCCGCGGGCCGCTCGAATGCCGAGATCGCCGCCGCGCTGTTCCTCTCGGAGGCCACGGTGAAGACGCATGTGGGCCGGGTACTCACCAAACTGGGGCTGCGCGACCGGGTGCAGGCGGTGGTGCTCGCGTACGAGACCGGGCTCGTGCGGCCCGGCGGCTGA
- a CDS encoding sensor histidine kinase gives MRRFSLWLRGRPIVADSILAFMLMVLDALGAGNEDNKAAYLVFSLILPLPLVLRRIYPRAMAAAMFALSLLCTAVGYVVGNDTTGHVALIGLGVMLYTLVAYVGRRDGLLYLLCLGVDLTVSVLLLRQPDGGDLALVGVIYALCWTLAEFNGARHAYDAEVAARLAVADYDKERRAHEAVAAERTRIARELHDVVAHAVSVIIVQADGAKYALRHDPDTAERALATIAGTGRDALRELRRTVALLRTEHAPELLPQHGSAGIAQLAELMRDAGLAVDLELTGELDDITPEVSLGVHRIVQESLTNTLRHAGASPKATVRVQRRPDDIRIEIVDSGGVPEREPAGGIPGAGMGLVGMRERVAVLGGTLSAGRTGDGRWQVLATLPLRAEAD, from the coding sequence GTGCGCCGGTTCAGCTTGTGGCTTCGCGGCCGCCCCATCGTGGCCGATTCCATCCTGGCCTTCATGCTCATGGTGCTCGACGCCCTCGGCGCGGGCAACGAGGACAACAAGGCCGCCTACCTGGTCTTCTCGCTGATCCTGCCGCTGCCGCTGGTGCTGCGCCGGATCTACCCGCGGGCCATGGCCGCGGCCATGTTCGCGCTGTCGCTGCTGTGCACCGCGGTCGGGTACGTGGTGGGCAACGACACCACCGGCCACGTCGCGCTGATCGGGCTCGGGGTGATGCTCTACACCCTGGTGGCCTATGTCGGGCGCCGCGACGGTCTGCTGTATCTGCTCTGCCTCGGCGTCGACCTGACCGTCTCGGTCCTGCTGCTGCGCCAGCCCGACGGCGGCGACCTCGCCCTGGTCGGGGTGATCTACGCGCTGTGCTGGACGCTGGCCGAGTTCAACGGCGCCCGGCACGCCTACGACGCCGAGGTCGCCGCGCGGCTCGCCGTCGCCGACTACGACAAGGAACGCCGCGCCCACGAAGCCGTCGCCGCCGAGCGCACCCGCATCGCCAGGGAACTGCACGACGTGGTCGCGCACGCGGTCAGCGTCATCATCGTCCAGGCCGACGGCGCCAAGTACGCGCTGCGCCACGACCCCGACACCGCCGAACGCGCCCTGGCCACCATCGCGGGCACCGGCCGCGACGCCCTGCGCGAACTGCGCCGCACGGTCGCGCTGCTGCGCACCGAGCACGCGCCGGAACTGCTGCCCCAGCACGGCAGCGCGGGCATCGCCCAGCTCGCCGAGCTCATGCGCGACGCGGGCCTGGCCGTCGACCTGGAACTGACCGGCGAACTCGACGACATCACCCCCGAGGTGAGCCTGGGCGTGCACCGCATCGTGCAGGAATCGCTGACCAACACCCTGCGCCACGCCGGGGCCAGCCCCAAGGCGACGGTGCGGGTGCAGCGGCGGCCCGACGACATCCGGATCGAGATCGTCGACAGCGGCGGCGTGCCGGAACGCGAACCCGCCGGCGGTATCCCCGGCGCGGGCATGGGCCTGGTCGGGATGCGGGAACGGGTGGCCGTGCTCGGCGGAACCCTGTCCGCCGGACGCACGGGCGACGGGCGCTGGCAGGTGCTGGCCACCCTCCCGCTGCGGGCCGAAGCGGACTGA
- a CDS encoding TSUP family transporter: MQLGDWAVLLVAAGAAGWVDAVVGGGGLIILPTLFLVAPGIAPQTALGTNKLAALSGTATAVVTFARRVPMQWAVLIPGAMIAAITAACGAAAVSLIDRELFIPLVMVVLVAVALFVTLRPSVGMTMATHPPTQRKVILVVALAAGLIGLYDGLLGPGTGTFLIITFATLLGTEFVRAAAMAKVINCGSNLGALVFLGATGHILWGLGAGMAVANVAGALVGSRMALAKGAGFVRVVLLVVVVVMVVRLGWQQFG, encoded by the coding sequence ATGCAACTGGGAGACTGGGCGGTCCTGCTCGTGGCCGCAGGCGCGGCGGGCTGGGTCGACGCGGTGGTCGGCGGCGGCGGGCTGATCATCCTGCCGACGCTGTTCCTCGTGGCGCCCGGGATCGCGCCGCAGACGGCCCTGGGCACCAACAAGCTCGCGGCGCTGTCGGGCACGGCCACGGCGGTCGTCACCTTCGCGCGCCGGGTGCCGATGCAGTGGGCGGTGCTGATCCCCGGTGCGATGATCGCCGCGATCACCGCCGCCTGCGGCGCGGCCGCGGTGTCGCTGATCGATCGGGAGCTGTTCATCCCGCTGGTGATGGTGGTGCTGGTCGCGGTGGCGCTGTTCGTCACGCTGCGGCCCTCGGTCGGCATGACGATGGCGACCCATCCGCCGACGCAGCGCAAGGTGATCCTGGTGGTGGCGCTGGCCGCGGGTCTGATCGGGCTCTACGACGGCCTGCTCGGGCCGGGCACCGGCACGTTCCTGATCATCACCTTCGCCACGCTGCTCGGTACCGAGTTCGTGCGGGCGGCGGCGATGGCGAAGGTGATCAACTGCGGATCGAATCTGGGCGCCCTGGTGTTCCTCGGTGCGACCGGGCACATCCTGTGGGGTCTCGGCGCGGGCATGGCCGTGGCGAACGTGGCGGGCGCGCTGGTCGGTTCGCGGATGGCACTGGCCAAGGGCGCGGGGTTCGTGCGGGTGGTGCTGCTGGTCGTGGTGGTGGTGATGGTGGTGCGGCTGGGCTGGCAGCAGTTCGGCTAG
- a CDS encoding TetR/AcrR family transcriptional regulator codes for MAEIAAEAEVGTRTFFNYFASKEELLFPEPDERVRAAVAAIATRRPGERPVEVLLRALRAAGDNPGEHLVDDLGARVAALRARVSRTVPAVSGRAAHAQLVAQREIARQLHAAFPHELDEVGAAALVGAVVGAVSGALTVLFQQPQHGIDDGERLHRKIHETTSRVLQPWLAAAAPKEPAR; via the coding sequence GTGGCCGAGATCGCGGCCGAGGCCGAGGTCGGCACCCGGACCTTCTTCAACTACTTCGCCAGCAAGGAAGAACTGCTCTTCCCCGAACCCGACGAACGGGTGCGCGCGGCCGTCGCCGCCATCGCCACCCGGCGGCCGGGGGAGCGGCCGGTGGAAGTGCTGCTGCGCGCCTTGCGCGCGGCGGGCGACAATCCCGGCGAACATCTCGTCGACGATCTGGGCGCCCGCGTGGCCGCGCTGCGCGCCCGGGTCTCGCGCACCGTGCCCGCGGTGAGCGGTCGCGCCGCGCACGCCCAGCTCGTGGCCCAGCGCGAGATCGCCCGGCAGTTGCACGCGGCGTTCCCGCACGAACTCGACGAGGTCGGGGCCGCCGCGCTGGTGGGCGCGGTGGTCGGCGCCGTGTCGGGCGCGCTGACGGTGCTGTTCCAGCAGCCCCAGCACGGCATCGACGACGGCGAACGACTGCACCGCAAGATCCACGAGACCACCTCGCGCGTGCTCCAGCCGTGGCTCGCCGCCGCGGCGCCGAAGGAACCGGCGCGCTAG
- a CDS encoding TldD/PmbA family protein: MSTATSREVDEQFRALGLPALAEAALSAARAAGAEHADLRVQRLVTQSIRLRDGRVEAVTDATELGLAVRVIVDGTWGFASHAALTPATAAEVARRAVTVATTLPALNRERVELAAEPRYADVSWVSAYDLDPFAVPTADKVALLQDYSERLASADGVDHVTASVLQVKEQTFYADTAGSTITQQRVRLHPQLEAITVDAASGVFETMRTLAAPAGRGWEYVTGADGTWDWAGELAQIPTWLAEKVKAPSVVAGPTDLVIDPTNLWLTIHESIGHATEYDRAIGYESAYAGTSFATPDQLGTLRYGTPIMHVTGDRTQVNGLATVGYDDEGVAGQRWDLVRDGVLVGYQLDRVFAPRLGLDRSNGCSYADSPHHVPIQRMANVSLQPDPERDTSTAELISRVEDGIYIVGDKSWSIDMQRYNFQFTGQRFFRIRDGELAGQLRDVAYQATTTDFWGAMEAVGGPSTWQLGGAFNCGKAQPGQVAAVSHGCPSVLVRGINILNTRTEGGQ, translated from the coding sequence GTGAGTACCGCGACGTCGAGAGAAGTGGACGAACAGTTCCGTGCGCTGGGCTTGCCCGCGCTCGCCGAGGCGGCGCTGTCGGCGGCGCGCGCGGCCGGCGCCGAGCACGCCGATCTGCGGGTCCAGCGGTTGGTGACCCAGTCCATCCGGCTACGCGACGGGCGGGTGGAGGCGGTCACCGACGCGACCGAGCTCGGTCTGGCCGTGCGCGTGATCGTCGACGGCACCTGGGGTTTCGCCTCGCACGCCGCGCTCACGCCCGCGACCGCCGCGGAGGTGGCGCGCCGCGCGGTCACCGTCGCGACGACGCTGCCCGCGCTCAACCGCGAGCGGGTCGAGCTCGCCGCCGAGCCGCGCTACGCGGACGTGTCGTGGGTGTCGGCCTACGACCTCGACCCGTTCGCGGTGCCCACCGCCGACAAAGTGGCGTTGCTGCAGGACTATTCGGAGCGGCTCGCGTCCGCCGACGGCGTCGACCACGTGACCGCCTCGGTGCTGCAGGTCAAGGAACAGACCTTCTACGCCGACACGGCCGGCTCCACGATCACCCAGCAGCGGGTGCGGTTGCATCCGCAGCTGGAGGCGATCACCGTCGACGCCGCGTCGGGGGTGTTCGAGACCATGCGCACCCTCGCCGCGCCCGCGGGCCGCGGCTGGGAGTACGTCACCGGCGCCGACGGAACCTGGGACTGGGCGGGCGAACTCGCGCAGATCCCCACCTGGCTGGCGGAGAAGGTGAAGGCGCCCAGCGTCGTCGCCGGTCCCACCGACCTGGTGATCGATCCGACGAACCTGTGGCTCACCATCCACGAGTCGATCGGCCACGCCACCGAGTACGACCGGGCGATCGGCTACGAATCCGCCTACGCCGGCACCTCGTTCGCGACGCCCGACCAGCTCGGCACACTGCGCTACGGCACCCCGATCATGCACGTCACCGGGGACCGCACCCAGGTCAACGGCCTGGCCACGGTCGGCTACGACGACGAGGGGGTGGCGGGGCAGCGCTGGGATCTGGTGCGCGACGGCGTCCTGGTGGGCTACCAGCTGGATCGGGTCTTCGCGCCACGCCTCGGGCTGGACCGGTCCAACGGCTGTTCCTACGCCGATTCCCCGCACCACGTGCCGATCCAGCGGATGGCCAATGTGTCGCTGCAACCGGATCCCGAGCGCGACACCAGCACCGCCGAGCTCATCTCCCGGGTCGAGGACGGCATCTACATCGTCGGCGACAAGTCGTGGTCGATCGACATGCAACGCTACAACTTCCAGTTCACCGGGCAGCGGTTCTTCCGGATCCGCGACGGGGAGCTGGCCGGTCAGCTGCGCGATGTCGCCTACCAGGCCACCACCACCGACTTCTGGGGTGCGATGGAGGCGGTCGGCGGGCCCAGCACCTGGCAGCTCGGCGGCGCGTTCAACTGCGGCAAGGCCCAGCCCGGCCAGGTGGCGGCAGTGAGCCACGGCTGCCCGTCGGTGCTGGTACGCGGGATCAACATTCTCAACACCCGGACGGAGGGCGGCCAGTGA
- a CDS encoding metallopeptidase TldD-related protein, giving the protein MSATGVFPAGAVVERALAASKADEAIVIVTDAHEASLRWAGNSMTTNGSSVSRDWAVVSVFRDGPNAARVGSISSTSVDPDEIEAVVRASEEAARTAAPARDAMPLLEPTVDDTATWDHAPGATEIAVFTQLARDLSAGFDGGDRLYGFAHHQLHTTWLGTSTGIRRRFSQPTGSVEINGKRGEGSDLASAWVGVGTADFTDVDTPGLLAELSRRLDWSANRVALPAGRYETLLPPSAVADLMIYLAWTMEGRGAHEGHTAFSRAGGTRIGERLSDIPLTLYSDPNASGLEYRPFVATPASSESLSVFDNGLPAQRVDWIGSGVVESLVYPRATAAEFAAPATVPGENLLLTGGGDASLDDMIARTERGLLLTCLWYIREVDPATLLLTGLTRDGVYLVEDGRVTGAVNNFRFNESPLDLLRRVSEAGATEITLPREWKDWFTRTAMPPLRIPDFHMSSVSQAT; this is encoded by the coding sequence GTGAGTGCAACGGGTGTGTTCCCGGCGGGCGCGGTGGTCGAGCGCGCGCTGGCGGCGTCGAAGGCCGACGAGGCGATCGTGATCGTCACCGACGCGCACGAGGCGTCGCTGCGGTGGGCGGGAAATTCGATGACCACCAACGGGTCGTCGGTGTCGCGCGACTGGGCGGTGGTCTCGGTGTTCCGCGACGGCCCGAACGCCGCGCGGGTGGGCAGTATCAGCTCCACCAGCGTCGACCCGGACGAGATCGAGGCGGTGGTGCGCGCCAGCGAGGAGGCCGCACGGACGGCGGCGCCTGCCCGCGACGCGATGCCACTGCTGGAACCCACCGTCGACGACACCGCCACCTGGGACCACGCGCCCGGCGCCACCGAGATCGCGGTGTTCACCCAGCTGGCCCGTGACCTGTCGGCCGGGTTCGACGGTGGCGACCGGCTCTACGGTTTCGCCCACCACCAGCTGCACACCACCTGGCTGGGCACATCCACCGGGATCCGGCGCCGGTTCAGCCAGCCGACCGGGTCGGTGGAGATCAACGGAAAGCGCGGCGAGGGTAGCGATCTCGCGAGCGCCTGGGTCGGCGTCGGCACCGCCGATTTCACCGATGTCGACACCCCCGGGCTGCTGGCCGAGTTGTCCCGGCGCCTCGACTGGTCGGCCAACCGGGTCGCGCTGCCCGCGGGCCGCTACGAGACGCTGCTGCCACCGTCGGCGGTGGCCGACCTGATGATCTATCTGGCCTGGACGATGGAGGGCCGCGGCGCGCACGAGGGCCACACCGCGTTCTCCCGTGCCGGCGGTACCCGGATCGGCGAGCGGCTCAGCGACATTCCGCTGACCCTGTACTCCGACCCGAACGCGAGCGGCCTGGAGTACCGGCCGTTCGTGGCGACCCCGGCGTCGTCGGAGTCGCTGTCGGTGTTCGACAACGGGCTGCCCGCGCAGCGGGTGGACTGGATCGGGTCCGGTGTCGTGGAGTCGCTGGTGTACCCGCGTGCGACCGCCGCCGAGTTCGCCGCGCCCGCCACGGTTCCCGGGGAGAACCTGCTGCTCACCGGTGGCGGCGACGCCTCGCTCGACGACATGATCGCCCGCACCGAACGCGGACTGCTGCTGACCTGCCTGTGGTACATCCGCGAGGTGGACCCGGCCACCCTCCTGCTGACCGGGCTCACCCGCGACGGGGTCTACCTGGTGGAGGACGGCCGGGTCACCGGCGCGGTCAACAATTTCCGGTTCAACGAGAGTCCCTTGGACCTGCTGCGCCGGGTCAGCGAGGCGGGCGCCACCGAGATCACCCTGCCTCGCGAATGGAAGGACTGGTTCACCCGCACCGCCATGCCGCCGCTGCGGATCCCGGACTTCCACATGTCCTCGGTGAGCCAGGCGACCTAG
- a CDS encoding erythromycin esterase family protein yields MSHDIRDFVPSTCTLLGLGEPTHLEPAFPLLRNELFAQLVAHGFRSIALESDRLAAFAVDDYVRHGIGDLDEVLRSGFSHGFGAVPANRELVEWIRDHNRTVPPAEQIAFHGFDAPLENTSAPSPRLYLEYVRDYLELDLDIATPAGDDERWHRDEAILDPAKSIGDTDDARRLHALADDLQNTLYARTPELIAATSETEWRRATAQLGAALGLLRYHRQAARRVDEATRISGLLATRDVLMAENIRDIREVEDRRGPTLLYGHNVHLQRNRSTMTMGPLTLRWYSPGAILGPLLGDRYTYLAGSLTRDPETPGAQANMRDWTLTPAADATASDPDIDERGLFPLDQETIDGADAIWHLRLAAPARQP; encoded by the coding sequence ATGAGCCACGACATTCGCGACTTCGTCCCGTCCACCTGCACCCTGCTCGGCCTCGGCGAACCGACCCACCTCGAGCCGGCGTTCCCGCTGCTGCGCAACGAGCTGTTCGCCCAGTTGGTCGCACACGGGTTTCGGTCCATCGCCCTGGAATCCGATCGGCTCGCCGCGTTCGCGGTCGACGACTACGTCCGCCACGGCATCGGCGATCTCGACGAGGTGCTGCGCTCCGGCTTCTCGCACGGCTTCGGCGCGGTGCCCGCCAACCGGGAACTGGTCGAGTGGATTCGTGACCACAACCGCACGGTGCCGCCCGCCGAACAGATCGCCTTCCACGGCTTCGATGCCCCGCTGGAGAACACCAGCGCCCCCAGCCCGCGCCTGTACCTCGAATACGTCCGCGACTACCTGGAACTGGACCTCGACATCGCCACCCCCGCCGGCGACGACGAACGCTGGCACCGCGACGAGGCGATCCTGGACCCGGCGAAGTCGATCGGCGACACCGACGACGCGCGGCGCCTGCACGCCCTCGCCGACGACCTGCAGAACACCCTGTACGCCCGCACCCCCGAGCTCATCGCGGCCACCTCGGAAACCGAATGGCGCAGGGCCACAGCGCAGCTCGGCGCCGCGCTCGGTCTCCTGCGTTACCACCGCCAGGCCGCCCGCCGCGTCGACGAGGCCACCCGGATCTCCGGCCTGCTCGCCACCCGCGACGTGCTCATGGCCGAGAACATCCGCGACATCCGCGAGGTCGAAGACCGTCGCGGCCCCACCCTGCTCTACGGGCACAACGTGCACCTGCAGCGCAACCGCAGCACCATGACGATGGGTCCGCTGACCCTGCGCTGGTACAGCCCCGGAGCCATCCTCGGACCCCTGCTCGGCGACCGCTACACCTACCTCGCGGGCAGCCTCACCCGCGACCCCGAAACCCCAGGCGCCCAAGCGAATATGCGCGACTGGACGCTGACGCCCGCCGCCGATGCCACCGCGAGCGACCCCGACATCGACGAGCGCGGCCTGTTCCCGCTGGACCAGGAGACCATCGACGGCGCGGACGCGATCTGGCACCTCCGCCTCGCCGCCCCGGCGCGACAGCCCTAG
- a CDS encoding TioE family transcriptional regulator — MRELRPSDLAREHGLSTQAVRNYEESGFLPAARRTPSGYRIYTELHATALRAFLALLPAYGHATSGRIMIAIGAGDIDLALDLVDRGHQRLLRDRETLDAVAAAVAQLTADASALPRAEVRTIGELAHLLDVTPATLRKWEAAGILTPARDRSTGYRRYGPADIRDAELAHLLRRGGYPLSRIALVVTQIREAGGTDAVSRALDDWRARLTARGLAMLDAAAHLSGYLRQRGQTT; from the coding sequence GTGAGAGAACTTCGGCCGTCCGATCTGGCACGAGAACACGGCCTGTCGACACAGGCCGTCCGCAACTACGAGGAATCGGGGTTTCTCCCCGCCGCGCGGCGCACCCCCAGCGGCTACCGGATCTACACCGAGCTGCACGCCACCGCTCTGCGGGCCTTTCTCGCGCTGCTGCCCGCCTACGGGCATGCCACGAGCGGGCGGATCATGATCGCGATCGGCGCCGGCGACATCGATCTCGCGCTCGACCTCGTCGACCGGGGTCACCAGCGATTGCTGCGCGACCGCGAGACCCTCGACGCGGTCGCCGCGGCCGTCGCGCAGCTGACCGCCGACGCTTCCGCGCTCCCGCGGGCCGAGGTCAGAACCATCGGCGAACTCGCGCACCTGCTCGACGTCACCCCCGCGACGCTGCGGAAGTGGGAGGCCGCGGGCATCCTGACCCCCGCCCGGGACCGATCCACCGGCTACCGGCGCTACGGACCCGCCGACATCCGCGACGCCGAACTGGCCCACCTGCTACGCCGCGGCGGCTACCCCCTGTCGCGGATCGCGCTGGTCGTCACGCAGATCCGCGAGGCGGGCGGCACGGACGCGGTCAGCCGCGCCCTCGACGACTGGCGCGCGCGGCTCACCGCGCGCGGCCTCGCCATGCTGGACGCGGCCGCCCACCTCAGCGGCTATCTGCGCCAGCGCGGGCAGACGACCTGA
- a CDS encoding acetyl-CoA C-acyltransferase, with translation MADKRTRAVVVAGARTPFVRAFTDFTRLDSIALAGAAVRGLIERTGIAPGEIQSIVWGGVVLPSHAPNIAREVALDLNLDFGCEGYTVTRACASGLQAVTSAAAAIERGEYDIMIAGGSDSTSNAEIKLPQKVVHAVAPVALGKPKPKDYLDVVRQLAPFTDILPRQPKISERTTGEVMGESAEKMARINGISRADQDEFAARSHHRAAAAIASGRFDDEVVPVTTPSGVRIETDGLVRANTSVDKLAGLRPVFAEGGTVTAGNASPLTDGASAVLLMSEEKARALGFTPLAAFRSWSFVSVDPADQVLIGPAISMPRALDKAGLSLADIDLVDIHEAFAAQTLSVLRMLESPEWAKTRLDRDEPVGSVDIDKLNVHGGSISLGHPFGATGARMVTTMANELARTGKETALLGICAAGGIGASAVLERV, from the coding sequence ATGGCCGACAAACGCACCCGCGCCGTCGTCGTCGCGGGCGCGCGTACCCCGTTCGTGCGCGCGTTCACCGACTTCACCCGCCTCGACAGCATCGCCCTGGCCGGTGCCGCCGTCCGCGGCCTGATCGAGCGCACCGGTATCGCGCCCGGCGAGATCCAGTCCATCGTGTGGGGTGGCGTGGTGCTGCCCAGCCACGCGCCCAACATCGCGCGTGAGGTGGCCCTCGACCTGAACCTGGACTTCGGGTGCGAGGGGTACACGGTGACCAGGGCGTGCGCGTCGGGCCTGCAGGCCGTCACCTCCGCGGCGGCGGCGATCGAACGCGGCGAGTACGACATCATGATCGCCGGCGGCAGCGACTCCACCAGCAATGCCGAGATCAAACTGCCGCAGAAGGTGGTGCACGCGGTCGCGCCCGTCGCGCTGGGCAAGCCGAAGCCCAAGGACTATCTCGATGTGGTCCGTCAGCTCGCGCCGTTCACCGACATCCTGCCGCGCCAGCCCAAGATCTCCGAGCGCACCACCGGCGAGGTGATGGGGGAGTCGGCCGAGAAGATGGCCAGGATCAACGGCATCTCCCGCGCCGACCAGGACGAGTTCGCGGCCCGCTCGCACCACCGGGCCGCCGCCGCCATCGCCTCGGGCCGATTCGACGACGAGGTCGTCCCGGTGACCACACCGTCGGGCGTCCGGATCGAGACCGACGGGCTGGTCCGCGCGAACACCAGCGTCGACAAGCTCGCCGGACTGCGCCCGGTCTTCGCCGAGGGCGGCACCGTCACCGCGGGCAATGCCAGCCCGCTCACCGACGGCGCGTCCGCCGTGCTGCTGATGAGCGAGGAGAAGGCGCGCGCACTGGGTTTCACGCCGCTGGCCGCGTTCCGCTCGTGGAGCTTCGTCAGCGTGGACCCGGCCGACCAGGTCCTGATCGGCCCCGCCATCTCGATGCCGCGCGCGCTCGACAAGGCGGGCCTGAGCCTGGCCGACATCGACCTCGTCGACATCCACGAGGCGTTCGCCGCGCAGACCCTGTCCGTACTGCGCATGCTGGAGAGCCCGGAGTGGGCCAAGACCCGGCTGGACCGCGACGAACCCGTCGGCTCCGTCGACATCGACAAGCTCAATGTGCACGGCGGCTCCATCTCGCTCGGCCACCCGTTCGGCGCCACCGGCGCCCGTATGGTGACCACCATGGCCAACGAACTGGCGCGCACCGGCAAGGAGACCGCGCTGCTGGGCATCTGCGCGGCGGGCGGCATCGGCGCCTCGGCGGTACTCGAACGCGTGTGA
- a CDS encoding PPOX class F420-dependent oxidoreductase, whose amino-acid sequence MTNRLGELQDANFVLLTTFRKDGTPVGTPVWAVARDDKLYVWTVTDSWKVKRIRRNPEVTLQPCDARGKTHGAVAGGTARILDAAETEQVRSWLRRKYWLTGPLVILGSNLRRGKAGTIGIEIVPA is encoded by the coding sequence ATGACGAACCGCCTCGGCGAACTGCAGGACGCGAACTTCGTGCTGCTCACCACCTTCCGTAAGGACGGCACTCCGGTCGGCACGCCGGTGTGGGCTGTCGCCCGCGACGACAAGCTGTATGTCTGGACGGTCACCGACTCCTGGAAGGTCAAGCGGATCCGCCGCAATCCCGAGGTGACGCTGCAACCGTGCGACGCGCGCGGCAAGACGCACGGTGCCGTCGCCGGCGGAACCGCGCGGATCCTCGACGCCGCCGAGACCGAGCAGGTGCGGTCCTGGCTGCGCCGCAAGTACTGGCTCACCGGGCCGCTGGTGATCCTCGGCAGCAACCTGCGCCGCGGCAAGGCGGGCACCATCGGCATCGAGATCGTGCCCGCCTGA
- a CDS encoding AAA family ATPase: protein MDKLLVLINGLPGSGKSTLGRALAPKLHAQFLSKDTVKVSLAMAQRPRRSGSPTHSSSTPPARSTAHCWLTGSDSWQLRSAGCRPPCPRRPDRESARGSAAPTTERRCLRRNKYGRIRESLPNLGADRLRSPEGLDDDRYRGADAVERRSAEHPGVLSGAGLHRHL from the coding sequence ATGGACAAGCTACTGGTGTTGATCAACGGGCTTCCCGGCTCGGGTAAGTCCACGTTGGGACGCGCGCTGGCGCCGAAACTGCATGCCCAGTTCTTGTCCAAGGACACCGTGAAGGTATCCCTCGCCATGGCGCAGAGGCCACGCCGCTCGGGCTCACCAACACACTCGTCGTCGACACCACCGGCCCGGTCGACTGCGCACTGCTGGCTGACCGGATCCGACTCATGGCAACTCCGGTCGGCAGGATGTCGGCCTCCCTGCCCCCGACGCCCTGACCGAGAATCCGCGCGCGGCTCAGCTGCTCCGACAACGGAGCGGCGGTGTCTTCGGCGAAACAAGTATGGGCGGATTCGGGAAAGTCTTCCTAACCTCGGGGCGGATCGACTTCGTTCTCCGGAAGGGCTTGATGATGACCGATACCGCGGTGCCGATGCTGTGGAGCGGCGATCTGCCGAACACCCTGGCGTTCTATCGGGCGCTGGGCTACACCGTCACCTATGA